In Daucus carota subsp. sativus chromosome 4, DH1 v3.0, whole genome shotgun sequence, one DNA window encodes the following:
- the LOC108218654 gene encoding G-type lectin S-receptor-like serine/threonine-protein kinase At1g34300 yields the protein MRTPLTYLLLASFLAGIFAADILPGDSISAGDTTKTWTSPNNTFTLSFIANSASPNTFLAAITFNNIQIWSAGAAAVDSTATLTLLRSGNLQLVNGSSNGVVWQSNTSRLGVSKASVEDTGELVLKNGSDKVVWSSFDNPTDTIMPGQNFTVKHELRNGLYSFKLLDNGNLTLLWNRSTMYYNSGLNSSASINLTSPSLRLESIGILSLFDPKIVGSVIVAYSSDYAEAGQQRYVKLDDDGNLKIFSAAGGTATQRWVAVSDICQIYGYCGRLGICSYNGSESKPVCGCPSRNFDPIDPKDGRKGCKRKVEISDCPGNATMLQLDHTRFLTYTPELSSQVFFVGISACRLNCLVGPACGASTSLADGTGLCYLKNPDYYSGYQSPALPSTSYVKVCGPAQPNPTPASLSDNKDKEWKLRAWIVVVVVLATLLVLVLLEGGIWWCCCRNSPKFGALSAQYALLEYASGAPVQFSYKDLQRAAKGFKDKLGEGGFGAVYKGVLANRTVVAVKQLEGIEQGEKQFRMEVATISSTHHLNLVRLIGFCSEGRHRLLVFEFMKNGSLDHFLFTTEGQSSKLLSWENRFNIALGTAKGITYLHEECRDCIVHCDIKPENILLDENYNAKVSDFGLAKLVNPKDHRYRTLTSVRGTRGYLAPEWLANLPITSKSDIYSFGMVLLEIVSGRRNFYVSSETNQKKFSLWAYEEFENGNVEAIVDRRLLGHEVDMEQVRRVIQISFWCIQEQPSQRPMMGKVVQMLEGIMEIEKPPAPKSMTEGSISGTSITASSNISALSTFAASAVAPSSTSSLQTAGATSFPSGKNVERVSSSLLREEAD from the coding sequence ATGAGAACCCCATTAACATATCTCCTCCTAGCTTCATTTCTCGCCGGAATTTTCGCCGCCGACATCCTGCCCGGAGACTCCATTTCCGCCGGAGACACCACCAAGACATGGACCTCGCCCAACAACACTTTCACTCTCTCCTTCATAGCTAACAGTGCTTCACCCAACACTTTTTTGGCTGCCATTACTTTCAACAATATTCAAATCTGGTCCGCCGGAGCTGCCGCCGTTGACTCAACTGCTACTTTGACTTTGCTTAGGTCCGGAAATCTGCAGCTGGTCAATGGAAGCTCAAACGGTGTCGTTTGGCAGTCGAATACTTCCCGTCTTGGTGTTTCGAAAGCTAGTGTTGAAGATACAGGTGAACTTGTACTTAAAAATGGAAGTGATAAAGTTGTTTGGAGTAGTTTTGATAATCCTACTGATACTATCATGCCTGGTCAGAATTTTACTGTTAAACATGAATTGAGAAATGGGTTGTATTCATTTAAGCTTCTTGATAATGGGAACTTGACTTTGTTGTGGAATAGGAGTACTATGTATTATAATTCAGGGTTGAATTCTTCGGCTAGTATTAATTTGACATCGCCTAGTTTACGCTTGGAATCTATTGGGATTTTGTCATTGTTTGATCCGAAGATTGTGGGGTCTGTTATTGTGGCTTATAGTAGTGATTACGCTGAGGCGGGTCAACAAAGGTATGTGAAGTTGGATGATGATGGTAATTTGAAGATTTTTAGTGCCGCGGGAGGTACTGCGACACAGAGGTGGGTTGCTGTTAGCGATATTTGTCAGATTTACGGGTATTGTGGGAGATTAGGGATATGTAGTTACAATGGTTCGGAATCTAAACCGGTTTGTGGGTGTCCGTCTAGGAATTTTGATCCGATTGATCCGAAAGATGGGAGGAAAGGTTGTAAGAGGAAAGTGGAAATTAGTGATTGCCCTGGGAATGCGACAATGTTGCAACTGGATCACACGAGATTCTTGACATATACGCCTGAATTGTCTTCGCAAGTTTTTTTTGTGGGGATTTCTGCTTGTAGGTTGAATTGTCTTGTTGGTCCGGCTTGTGGTGCTTCAACATCATTGGCGGATGGTACGGGGTTGTGTTACTTGAAGAATCCGGATTATTATAGTGGGTATCAGTCTCCTGCACTTCCTAGCACGTCATATGTTAAGGTTTGCGGACCTGCTCAACCAAATCCAACACCGGCTTCACTCAGTGACAATAAAGATAAAGAATGGAAGTTGCGTGCTTGGATAGTGGTGGTAGTTGTTTTGGCTACTCTTTTGGTTCTAGTCCTCTTGGAAGGTGGAATCTGGTGGTGCTGCTGTAGAAATAGCCCAAAGTTTGGTGCATTGTCAGCACAGTATGCCCTGCTTGAGTATGCCTCTGGTGCACCTGTTCAATTCTCGTATAAGGATCTTCAACGGGCAGCGAAAGGGTTCAAGGACAAGCTAGGTGAAGGAGGGTTTGGTGCTGTTTATAAAGGAGTTCTTGCTAATAGAACTGTTGTTGCAGTGAAGCAACTCGAAGGAATAGAGCAGGGTGAGAAACAATTTAGAATGGAAGTCGCAACTATAAGTAGCACACACCATTTAAATCTGGTGAGATTAATAGGATTTTGCTCAGAAGGGCGTCACAGGCTTTTGGTGTTCGAGTTTATGAAAAATGGGTCTCTCGATCACTTCCTGTTTACAACAGAAGGACAGTCAAGTAAATTGCTCAGTTGGGAGAATAGGTTTAACATTGCTCTTGGGACAGCAAAGGGGATTACATATCTTCACGAAGAATGTCGAGACTGCATTGTCCACTGTGATATAAAACCAGAAAACATCCTTTTGGATGAGAATTACAATGCAAAAGTATCAGATTTTGGCCTGGCGAAACTTGTCAATCCAAAGGACCACAGGTATCGAACATTGACGAGTGTGAGGGGGACCAGAGGATACTTGGCCCCAGAATGGCTTGCAAATCTTCCAATAACTTCTAAATCTGATATATACAGTTTTGGAATGGTATTGTTAGAGATAGTGAGTGGGAGAAGGAACTTTTATGTCTCCTCCGAAACAAATCAGAAAAAGTTTTCTTTGTGGGCGTATGAGGAGTTTGAGAATGGTAATGTTGAGGCAATTGTGGACAGACGGCTTCTAGGGCATGAGGTGGACATGGAACAGGTGAGGAGAGTTATTCAGATAAGCTTTTGGTGCATTCAAGAACAACCTTCTCAGAGGCCAATGATGGGAAAAGTGGTACAGATGCTAGAAGGGATTATGGAAATTGAAAAGCCGCCAGCTCCCAAGTCCATGACTGAAGGATCAATCAGTGGTACTAGCATTACTGCGAGCAGCAACATTAGTGCTCTCTCCACTTTTGCAGCTTCAGCAGTGGCTCCCTCATCAACATCATCACTCCAAACTGCAGGAGCTACATCTTTTCCTTCAGGAAAGAATGTGGAGAGAGTATCTTCATCACTTCTACGTGAAGAGGCGGATTAA